Proteins encoded in a region of the Paenibacillus sp. E222 genome:
- a CDS encoding helix-turn-helix domain-containing protein has protein sequence MKTFYCDLEITLDVIGGKWRPLILYYLIKGPKRTGELKRLIPSISQKMLVQSLRELESHNLIIRKMYNQVPPKVEYAISEMGMSLEPTLRALCNWGQDYAEKTWNKDEYRRLNVE, from the coding sequence TTGAAAACTTTTTATTGTGATCTGGAAATAACCTTAGATGTCATTGGCGGAAAGTGGAGACCTCTTATACTGTATTACTTAATAAAAGGTCCTAAACGGACCGGTGAATTGAAAAGGCTCATTCCATCAATTTCTCAGAAAATGTTAGTACAGTCATTGCGGGAGTTGGAGAGTCATAATTTGATTATAAGAAAAATGTACAATCAGGTACCACCAAAAGTGGAATATGCAATATCAGAAATGGGTATGTCACTTGAACCCACTTTGCGAGCTCTTTGTAATTGGGGTCAGGATTATGCAGAGAAGACATGGAACAAGGATGAATATCGGAGATTAAATGTAGAATAG